The genomic interval GGCCAGGTGCAGCAGGCCGCGGACGGTTTCCGTCATGCGCTCGACGTCGCGCAGGGCTTCTTCGAGCACTTCGCGATAGTAGGCGGCCTGGCGGGGTCGCCGGAGTGCCACCTCCAGCTCGCTGCGCAGCGCCGAAAGCGGCGTCAACAGTTCGTGGGCCGCGTTGTCCGTAAAGCGCCGTTCCCGCTCGAGCGAGGCGGCCAGGCGTGCCAGCAGGTCGTTGAACGTCTCGGCCAGCTCGGTCAGTTCGTCCTGCACCCCGCCCGGGACGGGCAGGCGCGCCGCCAGGTTGTCGGCGCCCATCTGCCGGGCGGTCGCCGTCAGCAGCGCTACCGGCTGCAGAGCCCGCCGAGCCAGCCAGTAGCCGCCCAGGGCGGCCAGCAGCACGCTCAGCACGATCCCCAGTCCCAGCACCAGGCCCAGATGGTGCAGCTCGCGGTGGAGCGACCACTCGAAGCCTGTCACCTCCAGCCAGCCGAATAGCAGACCTGCCTCATCGAAAAGCGGCGTGTAGCGGGTGCGCGCTGGCTTGCCTTCCCACGTGTGGCTGTAGACCTGCACATCCAGGACGGGCTGCACGCGCACGGGCAGCGAATCGTGCCGGGCGAAATTGGGACTCTCGTAGACCACGCGACCGTCGGGGCGCAGCAGCCGCACATACGTACCGTAAATGCCGTCGGTCTGATAGGCCACGGAGCGCAGCGTATCGAGCGCCACAAACACAGGCACACCGGCCCGCTCCTGCACGAACGGCATGAGCTGGCGCGTCTCGTGGATCAGATGCTGGTCGAAGTCCCGATGCCGGGCCATGTGGAAGCTCACGTAGCTGAAGGCCGCAAACAGCCCCAGCAGTACCAGCAACGTAACGGCATACCAGAGCGCCAGCCGTACGGAGATCGACCAGCGGTGCGGAAGGCGACGAAGCCACGTCATGGCGTTTCCGTGGCGGACGGTTCAAGCCGCAGGGCGTAGCCGACCCCCCGGACGGTTTCGATCTGCAGCGCCGGAGAAGCGTCGCTCAGCTTCTGGCGCAATCCGGAAACGGTCACGTCGATCGTGTTGTCGCTCACGTAGAATGGGTCGCCCCAGACCTGCTCGGCAATCCGCGTGCGCGAGAGCACCTCGCCCGGATGACGCGCCAGAAAGCGCAGCAGATCGTACTCCTTGGGCCGCAGCGGCAGGACGTACTCACCCACCCGGACCTGGCGGCGCCGCTCGTTGATCTCCAGCGGCCCCAGGCGGATCACGTCGGTTGCCTGCCAGACGGGCGAACGGCGCAGCAGCGCCCGCAACCGGGCCAGCAACTCCTCGAAGGCGAAAGGTTTTCCCAGATAGTCGTCGGCTCCGGCGTCCAGTCCGGCCACCCGGTGTTCGAGGTCGTCCAGCGCCGTCAGCATCAGGATCGGCATCTGATAGCCGGCCTCCCGCAGGCGCCGCACCAGCGTCTGGCCGTCCATCCGGGGCAACCGCCAGTCCACGATCAGCGCATCGTAATGGCTGGCCTGCACACGGGCCTCCGCTTCCACCCCGTCGGCCACCCGATCCACCTGGTATCCTTCTTCACGAAGCCCCCGGGCCAACGCCCGCGCCAGCCGCTCATCGTCTTCCACCAGCAGAATCCACATGGTAGCCGCGCTTTTTGTTGCATGAAAGACCCGTCCGGACGTTCAGTTTCTTCCTTAAAAGGTTTTAAGCCACGGCCCAGTCAGGTTTTAGATCCCGGGAAAAAAATTACGGCCGGTTAACTGAAACACCGATCCACCGAAGCCAACATGAAGCGCTTCACACGTCGTGACTTTCTGCAGACGCTGGCGGTGCTGGGCATTTCGACGGGGATCGAGGCGCTCCTTCCGGCCTACGCGCGGCCGCGTCCACGCGTGGCTGCTCCCCGTCGTTCAGGCCGCGGTCCGGTGACCTACGACCTGACCATTGCCGAGACGCCGATCCGCATCGGCGGCCGTAAGGCGAAG from Rhodothermus marinus carries:
- a CDS encoding sensor histidine kinase, translating into MTWLRRLPHRWSISVRLALWYAVTLLVLLGLFAAFSYVSFHMARHRDFDQHLIHETRQLMPFVQERAGVPVFVALDTLRSVAYQTDGIYGTYVRLLRPDGRVVYESPNFARHDSLPVRVQPVLDVQVYSHTWEGKPARTRYTPLFDEAGLLFGWLEVTGFEWSLHRELHHLGLVLGLGIVLSVLLAALGGYWLARRALQPVALLTATARQMGADNLAARLPVPGGVQDELTELAETFNDLLARLAASLERERRFTDNAAHELLTPLSALRSELEVALRRPRQAAYYREVLEEALRDVERMTETVRGLLHLARLERTDAHERARPTDLVERCQSHLKDWQARFEQAGLRFEAVLPGQAWVCVVPEYLDEVLDNLLSNACKYTPPGGRVRLEVHRLDGQIRLRVTDTGIGFDPAEAAHLFDRFYRGRSAEGRPGSGLGLAIVRAIVEACGGSVRAWSPGPGKGSTFEVYWPACPVPVLSA
- a CDS encoding response regulator transcription factor, which gives rise to MWILLVEDDERLARALARGLREEGYQVDRVADGVEAEARVQASHYDALIVDWRLPRMDGQTLVRRLREAGYQMPILMLTALDDLEHRVAGLDAGADDYLGKPFAFEELLARLRALLRRSPVWQATDVIRLGPLEINERRRQVRVGEYVLPLRPKEYDLLRFLARHPGEVLSRTRIAEQVWGDPFYVSDNTIDVTVSGLRQKLSDASPALQIETVRGVGYALRLEPSATETP